CACCCAAAATATTCATTTTTTTAATACCAGAAACAAAGCATGGGATAACTGTAGGAATAAAGTAAAAAATACCGGTGTATTTTACCAGATAACCCGGAAAATCGAGATCATAGCGGATATGGTAGTCGCTTATATCTGAATTTACAGCATAGTTTGATAAACAAAAAGCAAGATAGAGGGCTACCGCGCTTCCCAATCCAATCAATGCCGCCATAACTTTTTTCCTCTTTTTATCACTCTCCATCAGGTACATTGAAAATGGAACCCAAAATGGCCAAACTACCTGAGCGAATACGAGAAAAATATATGTCGCAACCTGGTGCCATTCTGAATAAGCAGCATTTGTAAGTGACAGCCATAAAACGCCCTCAATAAATTGCTGGATGGAAAAAATAATGGGGATGGCTGCAAATGGGATCTGCGATGGACTGTGCGTCTTTTTTACCGCGACAACACCTGCCCCCATCAGCAACATGCTCATTCCAAAACTTGCACTTGCCGAAAAACACATGTTGAAATTTTAAAATTTGAATAAAACCGATTACTTAGGTGATAATGACTTTCTTGAATTTTCAACAGAGAATGAAAATTGTTGGTCGGTCAGATATTAGCCAGCTCAAATATAAGACTATTAGTAAGCTTAAATACAGAAAATATTTTTAAAAATGTCAGTTGGCGATATAGCGCTTTGTAATGAACTTTTTGATGAACATATTATTTACCTCGATAAACCATATCACCGTTTATATAGGTTCCTGCCACTTTCACATTATATATTTTCGACGAATCAATCTTCATGATATCTTCTTCCAGGATAACAAAATCTGCCATTTTACCTGGCTCCAGACTTCCTCTTTCATATTCTTCAAAATTCGAACGAGCTGCCCATATTGTCATTGAACGTAATGCTTCTTCGCGGGAAAGTCCGTTTTCAACCTGGAAACCTTCCTTTGGTGTGCCATCCTGATGCATCCTTGTAATAGCAGAATAAAAGCCGAACAATGGATTAATGTCTTCTACAGGGAAGTCGCTTCCTCCTGCTATATATCCATTTTGTTTAAGGAGCTCTTTATAAGCATATGCCCCTTTTATCCGCTCAGAACCAAGGCGCTCATCCGCCCAATCCATATCCGAAGTACAATGTGTAGCCTGCACAGATGGAACAATACTATACTCCTTGAACAAATGAAAATCTTCTTTGTTGATCACCTGTGCATGCTCAATCCTCCAGCGCTTATCATTTTTCCCTTTCAATACTGCTCCATAAACATTAAGTATAAAGCGATTGGCAGAATCGCCTATGCAATGGGTATTCATCTGAAATCCCTTATCGAATAATTTCTGCGCCTGCTCTTTGTAATACGAAATGTCTTTTAAAAGAAAACCATTCTGGCCGGGCCTGTCACTATACGGTTGTAAAAGACAGGCTCCCCGTGAACCCAGAGCTCCATCGGCATAAAACTTAAATGAACTGACATTCAGGCGCTCTGTTTTATAAGGACCATGCTGCAAATAATAATCAAGGTTCTCATCATTTGAAGTAAGCATCGCGTAAATGCGCATTTTAAGATCACCGCTTTTATGCATACTGTCGATCAGCATAACAATATTTTTACTCAAGCCTGCATCATCAACAGTAGTAAGGCCAACTGCGAAACAATTATTTTGCGCGGCAAGAATGGCTTCAAAGTTTTGTTTTACTGCAGGCTCAGGTATTGCTTTTTCAACCAGGTC
This window of the Bacteroidota bacterium genome carries:
- a CDS encoding amidohydrolase — protein: MRNSKFVLFTCLITMLCSCAGTKKEQVDLVVHNGVVYTVDSVNTIVQSFAVKEGKIIALGTNDEVIGKYEAKEKVDACGKAIYPGFYDAHCHFNGYGMSLKMVDLVGTKSFAEVVQRTVDFQKKNNGLWITGRGWDQNDWGVKEFPTKDTLDKLFPNTPLILRRVDGHGALANQAAFDKAGVTVDSKISGGIVEVKNGKLTGILIDNAIDLVEKAIPEPAVKQNFEAILAAQNNCFAVGLTTVDDAGLSKNIVMLIDSMHKSGDLKMRIYAMLTSNDENLDYYLQHGPYKTERLNVSSFKFYADGALGSRGACLLQPYSDRPGQNGFLLKDISYYKEQAQKLFDKGFQMNTHCIGDSANRFILNVYGAVLKGKNDKRWRIEHAQVINKEDFHLFKEYSIVPSVQATHCTSDMDWADERLGSERIKGAYAYKELLKQNGYIAGGSDFPVEDINPLFGFYSAITRMHQDGTPKEGFQVENGLSREEALRSMTIWAARSNFEEYERGSLEPGKMADFVILEEDIMKIDSSKIYNVKVAGTYINGDMVYRGK